One window of the Chitinophaga niabensis genome contains the following:
- a CDS encoding nuclear transport factor 2 family protein, which yields MKNLLTIIMFSSFFNVAAAQTKDEAAVAQAVESLRKAMIDADKAGLEKITAPTLSYGHSGGNIEDQATFIGNISSGKSDFVTMDLSAQTITVTGQTAIVRHTLSAQTNDNGKTGTVNLYVMLVWSKEGRQWKLIGRQAVKIPEKK from the coding sequence ATGAAAAACTTGCTGACAATCATTATGTTTAGTTCTTTCTTCAATGTGGCAGCAGCGCAAACAAAAGACGAAGCTGCTGTAGCACAAGCTGTAGAATCATTGCGTAAAGCCATGATAGATGCTGATAAAGCCGGACTTGAAAAGATCACCGCGCCTACTTTAAGTTACGGGCATTCCGGTGGTAATATTGAAGACCAGGCTACTTTCATCGGCAACATCTCCAGCGGTAAATCTGATTTTGTGACAATGGACCTCAGTGCGCAGACCATTACCGTAACAGGGCAGACGGCCATAGTAAGGCATACGCTCAGCGCACAGACCAACGATAATGGTAAAACCGGTACGGTGAATCTTTATGTGATGCTGGTGTGGAGTAAGGAAGGCAGGCAATGGAAACTGATTGGCCGTCAGGCAGTGAAGATCCCTGAAAAGAAATAA
- a CDS encoding chromate resistance protein ChrB domain-containing protein — protein sequence MKWISAHHSKIDSIASAWLILRFIDTEAVFLFAPAAEVLDKAASLGATPFNVPDTELTAYKEYCTYDYLLHKYALREPALHEIALVIRGADKDRHDLAPEAAGLLAIASGMASNIQDDQELLQYGLRIYDGLYSWAKNGRQEKHTYDYSSLRLMEVFHQFLSLKYSERLEQPKWMTEMKSIVQDQIDTNLTMDVKALSRHLDVNPEHLSREFSKYWDELKFGEYMRKLRIEKALALIHEQKYTLIEIAYMTGFSDQTHFGRVFRDYTGKTPSGYLKTLPPQPE from the coding sequence ATGAAATGGATATCTGCACATCATTCCAAAATTGATAGTATTGCAAGTGCATGGCTGATCCTCCGTTTTATTGACACTGAAGCCGTCTTCCTGTTCGCACCTGCAGCGGAAGTACTGGATAAAGCAGCTTCACTGGGAGCCACTCCCTTTAATGTTCCTGATACAGAACTAACGGCTTATAAAGAGTATTGCACGTACGATTACCTCCTGCATAAATATGCACTCCGGGAACCCGCCCTGCATGAAATAGCGCTGGTGATAAGAGGCGCGGATAAAGACCGGCACGACCTTGCCCCAGAAGCAGCAGGCCTCCTGGCCATTGCATCCGGTATGGCCAGCAATATCCAGGACGACCAGGAGTTACTGCAATATGGCCTGCGCATTTATGATGGTTTGTATAGCTGGGCCAAAAACGGGAGGCAGGAGAAACATACCTATGATTATTCTTCGCTGCGCCTGATGGAAGTATTTCACCAGTTCCTCTCGCTCAAATACAGCGAAAGATTAGAGCAGCCGAAATGGATGACGGAGATGAAGTCGATTGTGCAGGACCAGATAGATACCAACCTCACGATGGATGTAAAGGCCTTATCCCGCCACCTGGATGTGAATCCGGAACATCTCTCCAGGGAGTTCTCCAAATACTGGGATGAGCTTAAATTTGGCGAATACATGCGTAAGCTGCGCATAGAGAAGGCATTAGCACTGATCCATGAACAGAAATACACTTTAATAGAGATTGCCTACATGACGGGTTTCTCCGACCAGACCCACTTTGGCCGCGTTTTCAGGGACTACACGGGCAAAACACCTTCCGGTTATCTGAAAACCCTGCCGCCCCAGCCAGAATAA
- a CDS encoding glycosyl hydrolase: MLQINYSLQPHQLAGPLQQFWQLSAGKILHIEKHYDAAQGAPVFTREGKYTTRGWTEWTQGFQYGAAILQFDATGDDAFLEIGRQKTVEAMAPHVSHTGVHDHGFNNVSTYGNLLRLMKEERIPYNEWERHFYELALKVSGATQAARWTPIKNGGFIYSFNGPHSLFVDTMRSCRILMLSHRLGHLLQGENDVRTNLLQRAVQHMKATADFNIYYGEGRDTYDVAGRTAHECIFNVKDGNFRAPNAQQGFSGFTTWTRGLAWAMLGFAEELEFLATEPAAKEHLPWMEKAAKATCDFYIANTPTDGVPYWDTGAPQLAHFEGYLNQPSNPFNPFEPVDSSAAAIAAQGLIRLGRYLGEGKYFQAGLTVLHTLLQAPYLSTDTEHQGLLLHSIYHQPNGWDYTPPGSKVPYGESCMWGDYHIRELALTVQRLIRNEPYYTFYNCVL, from the coding sequence ATGCTCCAGATCAACTATTCATTACAGCCACATCAACTGGCCGGACCTTTGCAGCAATTCTGGCAACTTTCCGCCGGCAAGATCCTTCACATCGAAAAACATTATGATGCCGCACAGGGCGCACCGGTATTTACCCGCGAAGGGAAATATACCACCCGGGGCTGGACGGAGTGGACGCAGGGCTTCCAGTATGGTGCTGCCATTCTCCAGTTTGATGCAACCGGCGATGATGCCTTCCTGGAAATAGGCAGGCAGAAAACAGTAGAGGCCATGGCTCCGCATGTGAGCCATACCGGTGTTCATGATCACGGCTTCAATAACGTGAGCACCTATGGCAATCTCCTGCGCCTGATGAAAGAAGAACGCATCCCGTATAATGAATGGGAACGGCATTTCTATGAACTGGCGCTGAAAGTTTCCGGCGCTACACAAGCTGCACGCTGGACACCCATTAAAAATGGAGGTTTCATTTATTCATTCAATGGCCCGCATTCTTTATTTGTGGATACCATGCGCTCCTGCAGGATATTGATGCTCAGCCATCGTTTGGGCCATCTGCTGCAGGGAGAGAATGATGTGAGAACAAACCTGCTGCAACGTGCTGTGCAGCACATGAAAGCAACGGCAGACTTTAATATCTATTACGGAGAAGGCAGGGATACCTACGATGTTGCGGGCCGTACAGCGCATGAATGCATCTTCAATGTGAAAGATGGTAACTTCCGCGCACCCAATGCACAACAGGGTTTTTCCGGCTTCACTACCTGGACGCGCGGCCTTGCATGGGCCATGCTGGGGTTTGCAGAAGAACTGGAATTCCTGGCAACCGAACCGGCCGCAAAGGAACACCTGCCCTGGATGGAGAAAGCAGCGAAAGCCACCTGTGATTTCTATATCGCCAACACGCCAACAGATGGGGTGCCATACTGGGATACAGGCGCACCACAACTGGCGCATTTTGAAGGATACCTGAACCAGCCTTCCAATCCTTTCAATCCCTTTGAACCGGTGGACAGCTCTGCTGCTGCCATTGCGGCCCAGGGCCTGATCCGCCTGGGAAGGTATCTGGGAGAAGGCAAATACTTCCAGGCAGGCCTCACGGTATTGCATACACTGTTACAGGCGCCTTATCTGAGTACGGACACAGAACACCAGGGACTGTTATTACATTCCATTTATCACCAGCCTAACGGATGGGATTACACACCTCCCGGCAGCAAGGTACCTTACGGGGAATCCTGCATGTGGGGCGATTATCACATCCGCGAACTGGCCCTTACCGTACAGCGCCTGATCAGGAACGAACCTTATTATACGTTCTATAACTGTGTGTTATGA
- a CDS encoding sugar phosphate isomerase/epimerase family protein: MNLNRLCVHTITTKPLSIEEAAKSYCRENIRGITVWRDALEGRDIRATGNMLRGEGLEIVSLCRGGFFPHLTAAGRKEAVDDNLKAIEEAAALGAPMIVLVCGAAKGQSLETSREQIKEGIAAIEPYAKAAGIKLAIEPLHPMYADTRSAINTLAQANDMAEAFASPWVGVAVDVYHLWWDPALQQEIKRCGQYLFAFHICDWRTPTRDLLLDRGLMGEGCIPIAQIREWVEGTGFNGFHEVEVFSTEYWSGDQQLFLQKIKHAYLHHS, from the coding sequence ATGAACTTAAACAGACTCTGTGTACATACCATCACTACAAAACCTTTAAGCATCGAAGAGGCGGCAAAGAGCTACTGCCGGGAGAACATCCGGGGCATAACGGTATGGCGGGATGCACTGGAAGGAAGGGATATACGCGCTACCGGTAATATGCTCAGGGGAGAAGGACTGGAAATAGTTTCTTTATGCCGCGGTGGCTTTTTCCCACACCTTACTGCAGCCGGAAGGAAAGAAGCGGTCGATGATAATTTAAAAGCCATAGAAGAAGCTGCAGCACTGGGCGCGCCGATGATCGTGCTGGTATGCGGCGCAGCAAAAGGCCAATCCCTGGAAACCTCGCGGGAGCAGATCAAGGAAGGGATTGCTGCGATTGAACCTTATGCAAAAGCAGCAGGTATCAAACTGGCCATAGAACCCCTGCATCCCATGTATGCAGATACACGTTCCGCTATCAATACACTGGCACAGGCCAATGATATGGCGGAAGCATTTGCTTCTCCCTGGGTGGGTGTGGCAGTGGATGTATATCATCTCTGGTGGGACCCTGCATTGCAGCAGGAGATCAAACGCTGCGGCCAGTACCTGTTTGCCTTTCATATCTGCGACTGGCGCACACCTACGCGGGATCTTCTGCTGGACCGTGGTTTAATGGGAGAAGGTTGTATCCCCATCGCACAGATCCGTGAATGGGTGGAAGGTACGGGCTTTAATGGTTTCCATGAAGTAGAGGTCTTTTCCACGGAATACTGGTCCGGCGATCAGCAGCTTTTCTTACAAAAGATCAAACACGCATATCTCCATCACTCCTGA
- a CDS encoding Gfo/Idh/MocA family protein — MTKIHRIGIIMNGVTGRMGTNQHLLRSIVPIIQQGGVKISDTEYILPEPVLVGRNEARLQQLAERTGIALVYSTDLDSLLSDPKYSIYFDAQTTGRRAESIRKAVAAGKHIYCEKPVAADTATALSLYELCKSAGLKHGVVQDKLWLPGMLKLKRLMQQGFFGRILSVKGEFGYWVFEGHSIPAQRPSWNYRKEDEGGIILDMLCHWRYVLDHLFGKVKAVSCLGATHIPERIDEQGKPYACTADDAAYATFELEGGIIAQFNSSWTTRVRRDDLLTIQVDGTHGSAVAGLRECYVQHYGHTPKPVWNPDIEQPVKFFDGWAKVPEQEVFENAFKVQWELFLKHVVIDTPFPWDLKEGAKGVQLAEKGMESWAKRCWINIDPL, encoded by the coding sequence ATGACAAAGATCCATCGCATTGGTATTATCATGAATGGCGTCACGGGACGAATGGGAACCAATCAGCACCTGCTGCGTTCCATTGTACCTATTATACAACAAGGCGGCGTAAAGATCAGCGATACAGAATACATACTGCCGGAACCTGTGCTGGTAGGCCGCAACGAAGCACGCCTGCAACAACTGGCGGAAAGAACGGGCATCGCTTTGGTTTATAGCACAGACTTAGACAGCCTGCTCAGCGATCCCAAATACAGTATCTATTTCGATGCACAAACTACAGGCCGCCGCGCAGAAAGTATCCGCAAAGCAGTAGCCGCAGGCAAACATATCTATTGTGAAAAGCCGGTAGCTGCTGATACGGCTACGGCGTTATCGTTATACGAACTGTGCAAAAGCGCAGGCCTTAAACACGGTGTGGTGCAGGATAAATTGTGGCTGCCGGGTATGTTGAAATTAAAGCGCTTAATGCAGCAGGGTTTCTTCGGACGCATATTATCCGTGAAAGGAGAATTCGGTTATTGGGTGTTTGAAGGGCATTCCATTCCTGCGCAACGCCCATCCTGGAATTACCGGAAAGAAGATGAAGGAGGTATTATACTGGATATGCTTTGCCATTGGCGTTATGTGCTGGACCATCTCTTCGGCAAAGTGAAAGCCGTATCCTGCCTCGGCGCCACGCATATTCCGGAAAGGATAGATGAACAGGGGAAACCTTATGCATGCACAGCAGACGATGCGGCATATGCCACCTTTGAACTGGAAGGCGGCATCATTGCACAGTTCAATTCTTCCTGGACAACCCGTGTGCGCCGGGATGATCTGCTCACAATCCAGGTAGATGGCACACATGGTTCCGCAGTAGCCGGTTTGCGGGAATGTTACGTACAGCACTACGGCCATACGCCCAAACCGGTATGGAACCCGGATATTGAACAGCCGGTAAAGTTCTTTGATGGCTGGGCGAAAGTACCGGAGCAGGAAGTATTTGAGAATGCGTTCAAAGTACAATGGGAACTTTTTCTGAAACATGTAGTGATAGATACGCCTTTCCCCTGGGACCTGAAGGAAGGTGCCAAAGGGGTACAACTGGCAGAGAAAGGAATGGAAAGCTGGGCAAAACGTTGTTGGATTAATATTGACCCTTTATGA
- a CDS encoding 3-ketoacyl-ACP reductase, whose amino-acid sequence MRKTALITGGSRGIGLGIAIQLAQRGFDLAINGVREQDAVLDTIAQLKSYGGEVIYCRADVGNAGQRAEMLQQVTDHYGTLQVLVNNAGVAPKERKDILETTEESFDRLMNMNLKGAFFLTQAVANMMIRQQEGCIINVSSISATVASVTRGEYCISKAGLSMMTQLFAVRLGAHRIPVYEIRPGIIATDMTAGVKEKYDQLIGNGLLVQPRWGLPEDVGKAVAMLAAGDLPYSTGQVIMIDGGLTLPRL is encoded by the coding sequence ATGAGAAAAACAGCACTCATTACCGGCGGAAGCCGTGGCATAGGATTAGGCATTGCCATACAGCTTGCACAGCGCGGGTTTGATCTTGCGATCAATGGTGTGAGAGAGCAGGATGCTGTGTTGGATACTATTGCGCAGTTGAAGTCTTATGGCGGAGAGGTGATCTATTGCCGTGCGGATGTTGGAAATGCCGGGCAGCGTGCGGAGATGTTGCAGCAGGTAACTGATCATTACGGCACTTTACAGGTGCTGGTGAATAACGCGGGTGTTGCACCCAAAGAGCGAAAAGACATACTGGAAACAACAGAAGAAAGCTTCGACCGCCTGATGAATATGAACCTCAAAGGCGCCTTCTTTCTTACACAGGCTGTTGCCAATATGATGATCAGACAGCAGGAAGGATGCATCATCAATGTATCTTCCATCTCTGCTACGGTAGCCTCTGTAACAAGGGGAGAATACTGCATTTCAAAGGCCGGCCTCAGTATGATGACGCAATTGTTTGCCGTACGTTTAGGCGCACATCGGATACCCGTGTATGAAATAAGACCGGGCATCATTGCAACAGATATGACAGCCGGCGTAAAAGAAAAATATGATCAGCTGATCGGCAACGGTCTGCTGGTACAGCCCCGCTGGGGATTGCCGGAGGATGTGGGAAAAGCCGTGGCCATGCTGGCTGCAGGCGACCTGCCTTATTCAACCGGCCAGGTGATTATGATAGATGGCGGATTGACCTTACCACGTTTATAA
- a CDS encoding MFS transporter encodes MPEEKNSTRKELLRLPVIVAALGYLVDMYDLFLFSVVRVPSLKSLGIPEEEMLGKGALLLNMQMAGLLIGGIIWGVLGDKRGRLSVLFGSILIYSLANIANGLVQSVPQYALMRFIAGIGLAGELGAGVTLVTEVLPKRIRGYGTTLVATLGVIGAILAYFMADLFQWRISYFIGGGLGLLLLVLRMRVFESGIYLRTKAMQVSRGNFLSLFTHKKKLLKYLQCIAIGLPIWFVVGILITFSPEFGRAMGLNMPIVAGKAVMLAFAGQVVGDIASGLFSQFFHSRKKIIALFIGMSAIMVGIYLLLPFKEANTFYIVCVLLGFANGYWALFVTVAAELFGTNLRATVATTVPNFVRGATIPLTILFLWLKQYWGILNSAGVVGLLTVVLAVIALWWMDETFEKDLDYLE; translated from the coding sequence ATGCCCGAAGAAAAGAACTCCACGCGAAAAGAACTGCTCCGCCTGCCCGTGATCGTAGCTGCATTGGGCTACCTTGTTGATATGTATGACCTCTTCCTGTTCAGCGTAGTACGTGTTCCCAGTTTAAAGTCGTTAGGTATACCGGAAGAAGAAATGTTAGGTAAAGGCGCTTTGCTTCTGAATATGCAAATGGCCGGCCTGCTGATCGGCGGTATCATCTGGGGCGTGCTGGGCGACAAGAGAGGCCGCCTTTCTGTGTTGTTCGGCTCCATCCTCATTTACTCACTGGCAAATATCGCCAATGGTCTTGTACAGTCCGTTCCGCAATATGCGCTGATGCGTTTCATTGCAGGCATTGGATTAGCAGGTGAACTGGGCGCAGGGGTAACACTTGTTACCGAAGTACTGCCTAAACGCATCAGGGGATACGGTACCACCCTGGTTGCCACGCTTGGGGTCATTGGGGCGATCCTGGCGTACTTTATGGCCGATCTGTTTCAATGGCGTATCTCTTACTTTATAGGCGGCGGATTGGGTTTATTACTGCTTGTGCTGCGAATGCGTGTTTTTGAATCGGGGATCTACCTGCGCACAAAAGCCATGCAGGTATCCAGGGGGAATTTTCTTTCGCTTTTTACACACAAAAAGAAACTATTGAAATACCTGCAGTGCATTGCCATTGGGTTACCCATCTGGTTTGTGGTGGGTATACTGATCACCTTCTCACCGGAGTTCGGCAGGGCCATGGGGCTTAACATGCCTATAGTGGCAGGTAAAGCAGTGATGCTGGCGTTTGCAGGGCAGGTGGTGGGCGATATCGCCAGTGGTTTATTCAGCCAGTTCTTTCACAGCAGGAAGAAGATCATTGCCTTGTTCATCGGCATGTCTGCCATCATGGTAGGCATTTATCTTTTATTGCCCTTTAAAGAAGCAAATACTTTTTACATCGTTTGTGTGCTGCTAGGGTTTGCCAATGGTTACTGGGCTTTATTTGTAACAGTAGCGGCAGAGTTGTTTGGCACCAATCTCCGCGCAACGGTAGCTACTACCGTTCCTAATTTTGTGCGGGGCGCTACTATTCCTTTAACGATCTTATTCCTCTGGCTGAAGCAGTACTGGGGCATTCTGAACAGTGCAGGTGTAGTGGGATTGCTCACTGTTGTGCTGGCCGTGATTGCATTATGGTGGATGGATGAAACATTTGAAAAGGATCTCGATTACTTAGAATAA
- a CDS encoding ferritin: MLSKTIQEALNAQVALEAASSQAYLAMASWADIQPGLPGVSEFFYKQSDEERVHMLKLIKFINERGGFGVVPHLGQPIITFLSIKRVFEEFLSHEIKVSESINELVHMSLQEKDYATHNFLQWYVSEQIEEERLARTLNEKLEMIGEDKSGLYLFDRDILNFRMQQSGGGGGRGH, encoded by the coding sequence ATGTTAAGTAAAACTATTCAAGAAGCGCTGAACGCACAGGTGGCGCTCGAAGCAGCCTCCTCGCAGGCATACCTGGCTATGGCATCCTGGGCAGATATTCAACCCGGCCTTCCCGGCGTATCCGAATTCTTCTACAAACAATCAGATGAAGAGCGTGTGCATATGCTGAAACTGATCAAGTTCATCAATGAACGCGGCGGTTTTGGCGTGGTACCCCACCTGGGTCAACCCATTATCACCTTCCTCTCTATCAAACGTGTGTTTGAAGAATTCCTCTCACATGAGATCAAGGTATCAGAAAGCATTAATGAACTTGTTCATATGTCTCTCCAGGAGAAAGATTATGCTACCCATAACTTCCTCCAATGGTATGTTTCGGAACAGATTGAAGAAGAAAGACTGGCCCGCACCCTCAACGAGAAGCTGGAAATGATCGGTGAGGACAAGAGCGGTCTTTACCTGTTTGACCGGGACATCCTTAACTTCCGCATGCAGCAAAGCGGCGGCGGTGGCGGCAGAGGCCACTAA
- the murI gene encoding glutamate racemase, which translates to MDKKKGPIGVFDSGYGGLTVLKEIVKELPQYDYIYLGDNGRAPYGGRSFDTVYHYTLECVQHLFNMGCHLVILACNTASAKALRTIQQNDLPKIDPERRVLGIIRPTTEIVGNYTQSKQVGIFGTNGTVTSQSYPIEIEKFFPDITVYQQACPMWVPLVENNEYNSEGADYFIHKYIRQLMVQSSDIDTIVLGCTHYPLLMDKLQQHLPPNVTLLSQGPILSHSLKAYLERHPEMAAKCSTGGSRTFYTTDDIETFDRQAGIFFEETVKSRHLSL; encoded by the coding sequence ATGGATAAAAAGAAAGGACCAATAGGCGTATTTGATTCAGGATATGGCGGTTTAACGGTACTGAAAGAGATTGTGAAGGAGTTACCGCAATACGATTACATCTACCTCGGGGATAATGGCCGCGCACCTTACGGAGGGCGTTCTTTTGATACCGTATATCACTATACGCTGGAGTGTGTACAGCATTTATTCAATATGGGTTGTCACCTCGTAATCCTGGCCTGCAATACCGCTTCCGCAAAAGCATTGCGCACCATTCAGCAGAACGACCTGCCGAAGATAGATCCGGAACGCCGTGTACTGGGCATTATCCGTCCTACTACAGAGATCGTAGGCAATTACACACAGAGTAAACAGGTAGGGATCTTTGGCACCAATGGTACCGTTACTTCCCAGAGTTACCCCATTGAAATAGAAAAATTCTTTCCGGATATCACCGTTTACCAGCAGGCCTGCCCTATGTGGGTGCCCCTGGTGGAGAACAATGAATACAATAGCGAAGGGGCAGATTATTTCATTCATAAATACATCCGGCAACTGATGGTGCAATCATCAGATATAGATACCATCGTACTCGGATGTACCCATTACCCGCTGTTAATGGATAAACTGCAACAACACCTGCCACCCAATGTAACACTGCTTTCCCAGGGCCCCATACTTTCACACAGCCTGAAAGCTTACCTGGAAAGGCATCCGGAAATGGCCGCAAAATGCAGCACCGGCGGCAGCCGTACTTTTTATACCACAGATGATATTGAAACCTTCGACAGGCAGGCTGGCATCTTCTTCGAAGAAACAGTTAAAAGCCGTCACCTATCCTTATAA
- a CDS encoding ABC transporter permease, with protein sequence MLLLREVKLVAKDHSLLLTLLIAPLLYAFFYGSIYSYKTEEEVPIAVVDEDHTGLSRLMIRQIDNTQMVHVAAVTNLAAAKESMLQGKVQGFLYIREGMEKKVLSLQQTNMVLAVNAARFLPSSDVMGTITQVGLTVGAGVRLQYLQKKGMNTEASLQEVMPVKPDFRPLFNNRTDYGTFLLPGLLAMILQQTLLLGLAGGVAAERQRGSLFYEEKNLSSALWGKGLFYLILFSCYAFFFLTVNFGVLDLQLLGNPWELGVATALFLLSLIPMGIFIGLLFRSQLLCTQLMAFSTYPIFLITGYTWPIQQLPDALKVVSGILPITPFLSLYQGIVQQGAHISDRMPELFHLCALWLFYTFICLMKMRKWA encoded by the coding sequence ATGCTATTACTCCGTGAAGTAAAACTGGTGGCTAAAGATCATAGCCTGCTGCTCACCTTGCTCATTGCACCATTGCTGTATGCTTTCTTCTACGGTAGTATCTACTCTTATAAAACGGAAGAAGAAGTACCCATTGCCGTGGTGGATGAAGATCATACCGGTTTATCCCGTTTAATGATCCGGCAGATAGACAATACGCAGATGGTGCATGTTGCTGCCGTTACCAATCTCGCTGCCGCAAAGGAAAGTATGCTGCAGGGAAAAGTACAGGGCTTCCTGTACATCCGTGAAGGCATGGAGAAAAAAGTGCTCTCCCTGCAGCAGACCAATATGGTATTAGCCGTGAACGCCGCACGTTTCCTGCCTTCCAGTGATGTGATGGGCACCATTACACAGGTAGGTTTAACAGTGGGTGCAGGCGTACGTTTGCAATATCTTCAGAAGAAAGGGATGAACACGGAAGCATCTTTGCAGGAAGTGATGCCTGTGAAGCCTGATTTCCGGCCACTCTTTAATAACAGAACAGATTACGGCACCTTTCTCCTTCCCGGCCTGCTGGCTATGATCCTGCAGCAGACTTTATTGCTGGGGCTGGCGGGAGGTGTGGCGGCGGAAAGACAAAGGGGTTCTCTTTTTTATGAGGAAAAAAATCTCTCCTCTGCCCTCTGGGGTAAAGGCCTCTTTTACTTAATCCTCTTCAGTTGTTATGCCTTCTTTTTCCTCACGGTGAACTTCGGGGTACTGGACCTTCAGTTACTCGGTAATCCCTGGGAGCTGGGTGTTGCTACAGCACTGTTCCTGTTATCTCTCATTCCAATGGGCATTTTCATTGGCCTGTTATTCCGCAGCCAGTTATTGTGCACACAGCTGATGGCTTTTTCCACCTACCCTATTTTCCTTATCACCGGTTACACCTGGCCCATCCAGCAATTACCGGATGCCTTAAAAGTAGTGTCCGGCATTCTGCCTATCACACCTTTCCTTTCACTTTATCAGGGCATTGTGCAACAGGGTGCGCATATCAGTGACCGTATGCCGGAACTATTTCACCTATGTGCCCTCTGGCTTTTTTATACCTTTATCTGTCTGATGAAAATGAGAAAGTGGGCATAA
- a CDS encoding ABC transporter permease: protein MIKALLQITLREWKRILTRPEHNLVLLVIPPLLFFFYAFIYNKQQAEDLPVAIWDEDHSPVSRQITFLLEQTASIHITEQVSSQAELEQRMQEQKIIGAIHFPKGMEKDIKSRHPVSVTIYTNAASLVPGKLIYKDASTVIITAGSGVNLQKFMKTGMPQEKAMALIMPVSLTVYPLYNPTYNYQHYLVPGLITVALQMMIIMVAVLIINQEWKESTMEALRVTARNSAGLIITGKTIAHLTTSWVNFVLMTGVIFPIFSLSHPGTLWQLFLLFNLLALACIGIGIMASVIASDVMLALDAGLFYTSPAFVFSGFTFPRWGMPWYDQYYASLMPYTPFLDGFFKLYFMELPLRYAMPEITRLLLFIGFTFFIAVFFLQIRLNKSVRYAITP from the coding sequence ATGATCAAGGCCCTGCTACAGATCACCCTGCGGGAATGGAAACGCATTCTCACCCGCCCGGAGCATAACCTTGTGCTGCTGGTGATCCCGCCGCTGCTTTTCTTTTTCTATGCATTCATCTATAACAAACAACAGGCAGAAGACCTGCCCGTTGCCATCTGGGATGAAGACCACTCCCCCGTTTCAAGGCAGATCACTTTCCTGCTGGAACAAACGGCCAGTATTCATATTACTGAACAGGTGAGCAGCCAGGCAGAACTGGAGCAACGCATGCAGGAACAAAAGATCATTGGCGCTATCCACTTCCCCAAAGGCATGGAAAAAGATATCAAAAGCCGTCACCCTGTAAGCGTTACTATTTACACCAATGCTGCCTCACTGGTGCCGGGGAAATTAATTTATAAAGATGCATCCACCGTGATCATCACTGCAGGCTCCGGTGTGAACCTGCAGAAGTTCATGAAAACTGGTATGCCGCAGGAGAAGGCCATGGCATTGATCATGCCGGTGAGCCTCACGGTTTATCCCTTATACAATCCCACTTATAACTATCAACATTACCTGGTGCCCGGCCTGATCACGGTAGCCCTGCAGATGATGATCATTATGGTGGCGGTACTGATCATTAACCAGGAATGGAAAGAAAGTACGATGGAGGCATTGCGTGTTACAGCACGTAACAGCGCAGGACTGATCATCACAGGTAAAACCATTGCACACCTCACTACCTCATGGGTGAATTTTGTGCTGATGACGGGTGTGATCTTTCCTATCTTTTCTTTAAGTCATCCCGGTACACTCTGGCAGTTGTTTTTATTGTTTAACTTATTAGCGCTGGCCTGTATCGGTATTGGCATAATGGCTTCCGTAATTGCCAGTGATGTAATGCTGGCACTGGACGCAGGGTTGTTCTATACTTCGCCGGCATTTGTGTTTAGCGGTTTTACATTTCCCCGTTGGGGCATGCCCTGGTATGATCAGTATTATGCCAGCCTGATGCCTTATACGCCTTTCCTGGATGGCTTCTTCAAATTGTATTTCATGGAACTGCCTTTGCGGTATGCCATGCCGGAGATCACCCGGCTGCTGCTATTCATTGGCTTTACTTTTTTTATAGCGGTATTCTTTTTACAGATCCGGTTGAATAAATCAGTGAGATATGCTATTACTCCGTGA